One Streptomyces sp. L2 genomic window carries:
- a CDS encoding M48 family metallopeptidase gives MPADPLHRAGKPQRSTTSQPPSGSGASAIEVRRSARRRRTVSAYREGDRTVVLIPARMSEAEEQRWVTLMLDKLAAQESKRVLGDTELAERAEQLSAQYFDGRARPRSVRWVTNQNTRWGSCTPAEGSIRLSHRLQGMPEYVVDYVLCHELAHLLVPGHGPRFWRLLEAYPRTERARGYLEGVVAAERLPHVPGARGE, from the coding sequence GTGCCCGCCGACCCCCTGCACCGCGCCGGAAAGCCCCAGCGCAGCACGACGAGCCAGCCGCCGAGCGGCTCGGGGGCGAGCGCGATCGAGGTCCGCAGAAGTGCCCGGCGCCGCCGGACGGTCTCCGCGTACCGCGAGGGCGATCGCACCGTCGTGCTGATCCCCGCCCGGATGTCCGAGGCGGAGGAACAACGCTGGGTCACCCTCATGCTCGACAAACTGGCCGCGCAGGAGAGCAAACGGGTCCTGGGCGACACCGAACTGGCGGAGCGCGCCGAACAGCTGTCGGCCCAGTACTTCGACGGCCGGGCCCGGCCCCGTTCCGTGCGCTGGGTCACCAACCAGAACACCCGCTGGGGTTCGTGCACGCCTGCCGAGGGCAGCATCCGCCTCTCCCACCGGCTGCAGGGCATGCCGGAGTACGTCGTCGACTACGTCCTCTGCCACGAGCTGGCGCATCTGCTGGTGCCGGGCCACGGCCCCCGCTTCTGGCGGCTGCTGGAGGCCTACCCGCGGACCGAGCGGGCGCGCGGCTACCTCGAAGGGGTGGTCGCCGCCGAACGGTTGCCGCACGTGCCCGGCGCCCGGGGTGAGTGA